A stretch of Caballeronia sp. SL2Y3 DNA encodes these proteins:
- a CDS encoding IclR family transcriptional regulator, with the protein MSDESKSTATRRRRVPAKKAGGDSADPSASSLYVQSVEKAMKVLTAFDGTKRQLSLSEIASLTGFDMSATQRFTYTLSALGYLFKDPDSRKYELSPRLLDFTYHYLTSNDLVSRATPYLQQLGSETEEATNLTVLDDTDIVFVLRIVSRNVFNAHVITGSRLPAYCTAPGLAILATLDDGDIDDILSRSNLVQYTASTVHEPQKIKKRIEQIRKQGYAHTEDEYFVSDVSTAAAITNAHGRGIGAVNIAVARSRWNTDRDERRVADLVISTASAISTRRRVQ; encoded by the coding sequence ATGAGCGACGAATCCAAATCCACAGCCACGCGCAGGCGCCGGGTGCCCGCAAAGAAGGCGGGCGGTGATTCGGCGGACCCGAGCGCGTCTTCGCTCTACGTGCAGTCCGTGGAAAAAGCGATGAAAGTGCTGACGGCTTTCGACGGCACGAAGCGGCAATTGTCGCTCTCGGAAATCGCGTCGCTGACAGGCTTCGATATGAGCGCCACGCAGCGGTTCACTTATACGCTGAGTGCACTCGGCTATCTCTTCAAAGATCCGGACAGCCGCAAGTACGAATTGTCGCCGCGCCTTCTGGACTTCACGTACCACTATCTCACGTCGAACGACCTCGTCAGTCGTGCCACGCCGTACCTCCAGCAACTCGGCTCCGAAACCGAAGAGGCGACCAATCTCACCGTGCTGGACGATACGGACATCGTCTTCGTGCTGCGCATCGTGAGCCGCAACGTTTTCAACGCCCACGTGATTACGGGCTCGCGCTTGCCGGCGTATTGCACGGCGCCGGGCCTCGCCATTCTTGCGACACTCGACGACGGCGATATCGACGATATCCTGTCGCGCTCGAATCTCGTGCAATACACGGCATCGACGGTGCATGAACCGCAGAAGATCAAGAAGCGGATAGAACAGATCCGCAAGCAGGGCTACGCGCATACGGAAGACGAATACTTCGTGAGCGATGTCTCGACCGCTGCCGCGATCACCAACGCGCACGGGCGCGGTATCGGCGCGGTGAATATCGCTGTGGCGCGCTCACGCTGGAACACGGATCGCGATGAACGTCGCGTTGCCGACCTCGTCATCTCGACCGCATCGGCCATTTCGACGCGCCGACGAGTGCAATAG
- a CDS encoding branched-chain amino acid ABC transporter substrate-binding protein codes for MKSVLSRVLIPTALAFAVQAAWAADIEVKIGLGAPLSGGSAAYGKDIENGVRIALDEANAQNIRVGAQTVHFVLDSQDDQGDPRIGVQAAQKLVDDGVTVVIGHFNSGICIPASTIYARANVAMITPAASAPGITSRGLTNVFRTLPQDAQNAALAGQYAVKGLKAKRIAILDDRTAFGQGEADEFEKAVKAEGGTVVAREFTNDKAVDFSSQLTVFKSQRADLVYFGALDQLSANLVKKMKQLNMPAQFLGGGGIVDDVFLKLAGSAAEGAQAYEYGQPLTKLPQGPAFIAKYKKQYGQDVLAYAPFAYDATWTAIKAMQAAGTTDSKAVIEALHKISVEGVTGKIEFNAAGDLKRPVSTLYQVQDNKWVPMAASVN; via the coding sequence ATGAAATCCGTGTTGTCTCGCGTCCTGATCCCGACGGCGCTTGCGTTCGCTGTGCAAGCGGCATGGGCGGCCGATATCGAAGTAAAGATAGGACTCGGAGCGCCGCTGTCCGGGGGCTCTGCTGCCTATGGAAAGGACATCGAGAACGGCGTCCGCATTGCTCTGGACGAGGCGAATGCGCAGAACATCCGGGTCGGTGCACAGACAGTTCATTTCGTGCTCGACAGCCAGGACGACCAGGGGGATCCGCGTATTGGCGTGCAGGCCGCGCAGAAGTTGGTCGACGACGGTGTGACCGTGGTCATCGGCCACTTCAACTCGGGTATCTGCATTCCTGCATCGACCATTTACGCGCGCGCAAACGTCGCGATGATTACGCCGGCAGCCAGCGCGCCCGGCATCACGTCACGCGGACTGACGAACGTTTTCCGGACGCTTCCGCAGGACGCCCAGAACGCCGCCCTGGCGGGGCAGTACGCGGTGAAGGGACTGAAAGCGAAGCGCATTGCGATTCTCGACGATCGCACCGCGTTCGGCCAGGGCGAGGCCGACGAGTTCGAGAAAGCGGTAAAAGCTGAAGGCGGTACGGTCGTCGCGCGCGAATTCACTAATGACAAGGCAGTGGACTTCAGTTCGCAGCTTACCGTGTTCAAGTCACAGCGGGCCGACCTGGTCTACTTCGGCGCCCTCGACCAGCTTTCGGCCAACCTGGTCAAGAAGATGAAGCAGTTGAACATGCCGGCTCAGTTTCTCGGCGGTGGCGGGATCGTCGACGACGTGTTCCTCAAGCTCGCGGGAAGCGCGGCGGAGGGCGCCCAAGCGTACGAGTACGGCCAGCCGCTGACGAAACTGCCGCAAGGCCCCGCGTTTATCGCGAAATACAAGAAGCAATACGGGCAGGACGTGCTCGCATACGCGCCTTTTGCCTACGATGCAACGTGGACTGCGATCAAGGCCATGCAGGCTGCAGGCACGACGGACTCGAAAGCCGTCATCGAGGCACTTCACAAGATCTCGGTCGAGGGCGTAACGGGCAAGATCGAGTTCAACGCGGCGGGCGACCTCAAAAGGCCGGTATCGACGCTGTACCAGGTTCAGGACAACAAGTGGGTTCCCATGGCGGCCAGCGTGAACTGA
- a CDS encoding AMP-binding protein: MHRYPEYFAHRHADDDLDCAPLLAAGLRAAPGRTVVHFDERVITCAEASRHIAQLQRWFADAGLVAGDRVAVMLGNSAEHIHLIYALVLSGLVWVPVNTRLRAAALEYLVQHAEPKLFVVDDEFDAATAVIDCGRARRTRLPAFDPGDTNDAFATPAIAGDDPLCIIYTSGTTGAPKGVIFTHRMMRIASEAALRVADVRAGDRLFLWEPLCHIGGAQMLLLPFLEAVTLHAVPRFSASRFWSQVERAGATQLHYLGGVLDILMRLPESAQPAAHTLRVAWGAGVSASAWEAVQSRLGVRLRECYGMTECASFATLNVTGKPGSIGRALPWIEVELLDDNGLPAKPGEAGEIVLSSKVQATFLPAYLKNPDATRAALRNGKLHTGDRARRDADGDLFFIGRQTDSMRVRGENVSAWEIERVFATHPAVRASAAIGVASAIGEQDILLNVQFKDAPVEWETLHAWARERLASFQLPRYYRAVPGFELTASERIRKHLLPRNVDDAWDRLAAARA, translated from the coding sequence ATGCACCGATACCCCGAATACTTCGCGCATCGCCACGCAGACGACGATCTCGACTGCGCGCCGCTGCTTGCCGCGGGCTTGCGCGCCGCACCCGGGCGCACCGTCGTCCACTTCGATGAACGCGTCATTACGTGCGCGGAAGCGTCGCGGCACATCGCGCAATTGCAGCGCTGGTTCGCCGACGCGGGTCTCGTCGCGGGCGATCGCGTCGCGGTGATGCTCGGCAATAGCGCCGAGCATATTCACCTGATCTACGCGCTCGTGCTGAGCGGCCTGGTCTGGGTGCCGGTGAACACGAGGCTGCGCGCGGCCGCCCTCGAATATCTGGTGCAGCATGCGGAGCCGAAGCTCTTCGTCGTCGACGACGAATTCGATGCAGCGACCGCCGTCATCGACTGCGGTCGCGCGCGCCGCACGCGCTTGCCGGCGTTCGATCCGGGCGATACCAACGACGCCTTCGCGACGCCCGCCATCGCCGGGGACGATCCGCTGTGCATCATCTATACGTCGGGCACGACCGGCGCGCCGAAAGGCGTGATCTTCACGCATCGCATGATGCGCATTGCAAGCGAGGCCGCGTTGCGCGTCGCAGATGTGCGCGCAGGCGACCGGCTGTTTCTATGGGAGCCGCTGTGCCATATCGGCGGCGCACAGATGCTGCTGCTGCCGTTTCTCGAAGCCGTCACGCTGCACGCGGTGCCGCGCTTTTCCGCATCGCGCTTCTGGTCGCAGGTCGAGCGCGCGGGCGCAACGCAGTTGCATTACCTCGGTGGCGTGCTCGACATTCTCATGCGGCTGCCCGAATCCGCGCAGCCGGCCGCGCATACGTTGCGCGTCGCGTGGGGCGCGGGGGTGAGCGCATCGGCGTGGGAAGCGGTTCAATCGCGCCTCGGCGTGCGTCTGCGCGAGTGCTACGGCATGACCGAATGCGCGAGCTTCGCGACGCTGAACGTGACGGGCAAGCCGGGTTCCATCGGCCGCGCGCTGCCGTGGATCGAGGTCGAACTGCTCGACGATAACGGCCTTCCTGCGAAGCCGGGCGAAGCCGGCGAGATCGTGCTGTCGAGCAAGGTGCAAGCGACGTTTCTGCCGGCCTATCTGAAGAATCCCGATGCGACTCGCGCCGCCCTGCGCAACGGCAAGCTGCACACGGGAGACCGCGCGCGCCGCGATGCCGATGGCGATCTTTTCTTCATCGGGCGGCAGACGGACAGCATGCGGGTGCGCGGCGAGAACGTATCGGCGTGGGAAATCGAACGGGTCTTCGCCACGCATCCGGCAGTGCGCGCAAGCGCCGCGATCGGTGTGGCATCGGCCATCGGCGAGCAGGACATTTTGCTCAACGTGCAGTTCAAGGATGCGCCCGTCGAATGGGAAACGCTGCACGCGTGGGCGCGCGAACGGCTCGCCAGTTTCCAGTTGCCGCGCTATTACCGCGCGGTGCCGGGCTTCGAACTGACGGCGAGCGAACGCATCCGCAAGCATCTTCTGCCGCGTAATGTGGACGACGCATGGGATCGGCTCGCGGCCGCGCGAGCGTGA
- a CDS encoding IclR family transcriptional regulator translates to MKMDIDSAARASKSEDKPLDRYFRILEVVCAFPSGIGLAQVSEIVGLPKTTVHRLLRGLLESEVLETSPASPLLYIPGSRVRRLLYSSAGADWVEKLTRVVLGEVAEQTGQTCFVAKFEDLKIRSVAMVTPNDPASGYVVPGRQLAMHAAASAKAILAFQEPALVRRLLPYPLPRLTDKTITDTDALLADFSRIRDGAFAVCNGEDYEGFGGLALPIHLPDVGVIFSVALTGGISSLLGERREEHQRTLALAAKRLTVAMSTGAEKA, encoded by the coding sequence ATGAAAATGGACATCGACTCAGCCGCACGGGCTTCGAAAAGCGAAGACAAGCCACTTGATCGTTACTTCCGGATTCTGGAGGTGGTATGCGCGTTCCCTTCCGGGATTGGCCTCGCGCAGGTTTCGGAGATCGTCGGGTTGCCCAAAACAACGGTTCACAGACTATTGCGCGGCTTGTTGGAAAGCGAAGTGCTGGAGACAAGCCCAGCGTCGCCGCTGCTCTACATCCCGGGGTCACGCGTGCGCCGCCTGTTGTATTCGAGCGCGGGAGCAGATTGGGTCGAGAAACTGACGCGCGTCGTTCTCGGCGAAGTCGCCGAGCAGACGGGTCAGACGTGTTTCGTTGCGAAGTTCGAAGACCTAAAGATCCGCTCGGTGGCGATGGTCACGCCCAACGATCCGGCAAGCGGGTATGTCGTGCCCGGCCGCCAGTTGGCAATGCATGCCGCTGCTTCCGCCAAGGCCATCCTTGCCTTCCAGGAGCCCGCATTGGTGCGGCGCCTCCTGCCCTACCCGCTGCCTCGGCTGACCGACAAGACCATTACCGATACCGATGCCCTTCTGGCCGACTTCTCCCGCATACGTGACGGAGCCTTCGCGGTCTGCAACGGCGAAGATTACGAAGGCTTCGGCGGCCTGGCTTTGCCAATCCATTTGCCCGATGTCGGCGTCATTTTCAGCGTGGCGCTCACTGGCGGCATCTCGTCCCTGCTCGGCGAAAGACGCGAGGAGCATCAGCGCACGTTGGCACTGGCGGCAAAACGGCTTACCGTCGCGATGTCCACAGGCGCCGAAAAAGCCTGA
- a CDS encoding aldehyde dehydrogenase family protein, with protein MSNTFDFPRVVYANPGVDLTALHDYLDQELPKFKASLAGKKYPNRIGAQDSFDGEPFTVFSPIDGKTDLGTFVAASAAAVDQAVHAAGAAFPAWSGLGWQKRVEILRNWANVLETRKYELAMAALLEVGKSRSEALGEADEILDMVRYYCSEIERHDGYTTPLNRALPTESTISILRPLGVFAVISPFNYPAALLIGMSTGALVTGNTIVMKPSEGCSLTARIVMETLEEAGVPDGVVNLVAGGNDTGRELIAHSKIAGVAFTGSYETGMHIFRSVNAGSYAKPVIAEMGGKNPAYVTKNADLDKAAQGVARSAFGLQGQKCSACSVVYVDETVADDFVRRLQAYTQKLVVGNPEHRETFIGPVYNQAAAQRMTRALESAQASNSVVFGGRRADISPELSGGHYFEPTLVKVEKGHVLTKQEQFVPLLALRTFSQLDEAIAEGNDVTYGLSAGIYTEDRAELEQFLNSAEAGALYANRPAGATTGAWPGVQSFCGWKGSGVTSKGGLGPNYLPQFMREQSQTILG; from the coding sequence ATGAGCAACACCTTCGACTTCCCGCGGGTCGTCTATGCCAACCCTGGCGTGGACCTGACCGCGCTGCATGACTACCTCGATCAAGAACTGCCCAAGTTCAAGGCGAGCCTCGCAGGCAAGAAGTATCCAAACAGGATCGGAGCGCAAGACAGTTTCGATGGCGAGCCTTTCACTGTCTTCAGCCCTATCGACGGCAAAACCGATCTCGGCACCTTTGTCGCGGCATCGGCGGCTGCCGTGGACCAGGCGGTGCATGCAGCCGGGGCAGCGTTTCCGGCGTGGAGCGGCCTCGGCTGGCAGAAGCGAGTGGAGATCCTTCGGAACTGGGCGAATGTGCTCGAAACCCGAAAATACGAGCTTGCGATGGCCGCGCTATTGGAGGTCGGCAAATCGCGAAGCGAAGCGCTAGGTGAAGCCGACGAGATCCTCGACATGGTTCGATACTACTGCTCGGAGATCGAACGGCACGACGGCTACACGACGCCTCTGAACCGCGCGCTTCCGACCGAAAGCACCATCAGCATTCTTCGCCCGCTCGGCGTGTTCGCCGTCATCTCGCCCTTCAACTATCCGGCGGCGCTTCTCATCGGCATGTCTACCGGCGCGCTTGTCACGGGCAACACGATCGTGATGAAGCCGTCGGAAGGCTGTTCGCTGACCGCGCGAATCGTCATGGAGACGCTCGAGGAAGCCGGGGTTCCGGACGGCGTGGTCAATCTCGTTGCCGGAGGAAACGATACGGGCCGCGAATTGATTGCGCACAGCAAGATTGCAGGCGTTGCCTTTACCGGCTCCTATGAAACGGGCATGCATATTTTCCGCTCGGTGAACGCGGGCAGTTATGCCAAGCCTGTTATCGCCGAGATGGGCGGCAAGAATCCTGCCTATGTGACGAAGAACGCCGACCTCGACAAGGCCGCGCAAGGCGTAGCGCGTTCCGCCTTCGGGCTGCAAGGTCAGAAGTGCAGCGCCTGTTCCGTCGTCTATGTCGACGAAACCGTGGCTGATGACTTCGTCCGGCGTTTGCAGGCGTACACGCAAAAGCTCGTCGTCGGAAATCCCGAACACCGGGAAACGTTCATCGGACCCGTCTACAATCAGGCCGCCGCACAACGAATGACTCGCGCGCTCGAATCGGCGCAGGCGAGCAATAGCGTCGTGTTCGGCGGCAGGCGCGCCGATATCTCGCCAGAGCTGAGCGGCGGACACTATTTCGAGCCGACACTCGTCAAGGTCGAAAAAGGTCATGTTCTCACCAAGCAGGAGCAGTTCGTCCCGCTCCTCGCCCTGCGCACATTCAGTCAACTGGATGAAGCAATCGCCGAAGGCAACGACGTGACGTATGGACTCTCAGCCGGCATCTACACCGAGGACAGAGCCGAGTTGGAACAATTTCTCAACAGTGCAGAAGCCGGCGCGCTATATGCGAACCGGCCGGCTGGTGCAACGACGGGCGCATGGCCAGGCGTTCAGAGTTTTTGCGGCTGGAAGGGTTCGGGTGTGACATCGAAGGGAGGACTCGGGCCGAATTACCTTCCGCAGTTCATGCGCGAACAGTCCCAGACCATTCTCGGTTGA